AGCCGGCGACGCCCAGATCGGCGCGATGGCGACCAACATGGTGGTGGTGGCGACCTACTGGCTCTCGTACGAGTACGTGCGCAACCCGCGCAAGTACAGCGAGCAGCAGGCCATCGCCGATGCGCTCGCGCGCGGCTGCTACCAGGTGCTGTCGATGGTCGGCCCTTACCTGCGCGGCGACACCCACGCGCTGTTCCAGCGGCTGTCCGACGACTACCTGGCCAAGCTGCCGCCCGAGGCGCAAGCCGCGTCGGAAATGAAATAAACCGAAGGGATTCAATGAAAGCCATCGCAGTCTATTGCGGCGCCAACAGCGGCGCCGATCCCGCGTTTGCCATTGCCGCGCGCGGCCTGGCGCGCGTGCTGGTCGAGCACAACATCGGACTGGTCTATGGCGGCGGCAAGGTCGGCCTGATGGGCGTGATCGCCGACGAGGTGCTGCGCCTCGGCGGCGAAGCCACCGGCGTGATCCCCAAGGCGCTGATGGAGCGCGAAGTCGGCCACGCCGGCCTGACGCGCCTGTTCGTCGTGAAGGACATGCACGAGCGCAAAGCGATGATGTCGGAGCTCGCGTCCGGGTTCATCCCATGCCGGGCGGGATGGGCACGCTGGAAGAGCTGTTCGAGATGGTGACCTGGGCCCAGCTCGGGATCCACGCCAAGCCGATCGGCCTGCTCAACGTGAACGGCTTCTGGGATACCTTGTCGGCCTTCGTCGGCCACATGGTGGCGCAGGGCTTCGTGCGGCCGGCGCATGCCGATCTGCTGATGGTCGAGTCGGACCCGCAGGCGCTGGTGCGGCGGCTGCAGGCCGCCTGAGAATCAGGCCTGCACCACCCGGTCGCGTCCGCCCGACTTGGCCTGGTACAGCGCCTTGTCGGCGCGGTTGACGGTCGCCGACAGCGGCTCGCCGCCGGCACGCGCGGTCAGGCCGCCGGAAAAGCTCAGCGCGCGTTCGAACGCGACCTCGGGCAGCGTCAGGCGCGCCACGCGCGCGCGCAGGCGCGCCAGCACCGCCAGCGCGTCGCCTGGCGCGGTATCCGGCAGCATCAGCAGGAATTCCTCGCCGCCCCAGCGCGCCAGCACGTCGCGCGCGCGCAGTTCGGCGCGCGCGGCGGCGGCGAACTGGCGCAGCACCTCGTCGCCGGCGGCGTGGCCGTGGCGGTCGTTGATTTGCTTGAAGAAGTCGATGTCGAGCAGGGCGATGCAGGTCGGCAGCCCGGGCGCGCTCGCGCGCCGCTCCTCGTCCGCCAGCACCGCGTGCATGTGGCGCCGGTTGGCCAGCGCGGTCAGTTCGTCGACGGTGGCCAGCACGCGGATCGTCTCGAGCGCGGCCGTCAGTTCCGCGCGCTGCGCCTTGAGCCGCATGCGCATCGTGCTCATCACGCCGGTGAGGAAGGCCACCGCCACCGTCGACAGCGCCATCAGCAGGAAGGTCACGCCCTCGACCGTGGCCGGGTAGTGGACCGGGTCGCGCACATGCTGCCAGACCATCGTGCCGCCCATGCCGACCAGGCCGGTGAAAGTGAGAATCAGGTTCTGGCGCGGCCGCATCGCGAAGGTGCAGAACACCACCACCACCATCAGCCCCATCAGCGTGGCGCCGCGCATCGGACCGGCGATCGAATAGATCCACATGTTGCAGCTGATGCCGAACAGCGCCTGCAGCGCCGCCAGCGTGGTCGGCTTCAAGCCCAGGCGCGGACTGAAACGCACCAGCGCGAAGAACAGCACGATCCCGAGTTCGGCATAGCGTTCGAGCGCGCGCATCGAACCCGCGTCGATCAGGCCGAGCGCGGCGCAGTGCCCGAGCAGGCTCAAAAACAGGAAGTAGAGCAGC
This genomic stretch from Massilia sp. 9096 harbors:
- a CDS encoding diguanylate cyclase; its protein translation is MGILFGAEPRLRRMTQYWSATALLYFLFLSLLGHCAALGLIDAGSMRALERYAELGIVLFFALVRFSPRLGLKPTTLAALQALFGISCNMWIYSIAGPMRGATLMGLMVVVVFCTFAMRPRQNLILTFTGLVGMGGTMVWQHVRDPVHYPATVEGVTFLLMALSTVAVAFLTGVMSTMRMRLKAQRAELTAALETIRVLATVDELTALANRRHMHAVLADEERRASAPGLPTCIALLDIDFFKQINDRHGHAAGDEVLRQFAAAARAELRARDVLARWGGEEFLLMLPDTAPGDALAVLARLRARVARLTLPEVAFERALSFSGGLTARAGGEPLSATVNRADKALYQAKSGGRDRVVQA